One genomic segment of Bacteroidales bacterium includes these proteins:
- a CDS encoding endonuclease translates to MKRYYYLLLFLLVSLSVKSQIPTGYYNSAIGLSDTALKTALYNIIKNHTIVSYDGLWTAYQTTDNDATGHVWDMYSNCTFTFGSDQCGSYQVECDCYNREHSFPQSWFNSSSPMVSDMFHVYPTDGKVNGIRDNYPYGTVGTATITTGNGSKRGPCNYPGYTGIVFEPIDQYKGDFARTYFYMATRYENLIANWHSNDANAEAILLPNSYPVFETWFLNMLGEWHIADPVSQKEIDRNNDIYTSFQHNRNPYIDHPEYVYQVWGVGANQPTPTITGPASLCKNATGNVYTTESGQTNYSWIISAGGTITAGGAGSNTVTVTWNTAGAQTVSVNYTNTGGYAAPSPTVYNVTVNALPVPVISGPSSVTVNTAGYVYTTQAAMTNYVWTLPVGGTITSGGGSTNSSATVTWTQTGNYGISVNYQNSNGCTAAAATIYPVTVNLQAEPSEYPADFSAYNIILHWTDASGINVPEAYLIRMSSVGFGNIQTPVDGTPVLNSATDLNVPYGAQKAWFSNLTPNTTYYFKIFGYSGSGGGINYKTDGLIPEVQQLTSP, encoded by the coding sequence ATGAAGCGATATTACTATTTACTGCTCTTTTTACTCGTCAGTCTGAGTGTGAAAAGCCAAATCCCAACCGGATATTACAATTCTGCAATAGGGCTCAGCGACACCGCCTTGAAGACGGCGTTGTATAATATCATTAAAAACCATACAATAGTAAGTTATGATGGGTTATGGACGGCCTATCAAACGACAGATAATGATGCCACCGGTCATGTTTGGGATATGTATTCCAATTGCACCTTTACCTTTGGAAGTGACCAATGCGGCAGCTATCAGGTGGAATGTGACTGCTACAACCGGGAGCACAGTTTCCCTCAAAGTTGGTTTAATAGTAGTTCACCTATGGTGAGTGACATGTTTCATGTTTATCCCACAGATGGTAAAGTTAATGGGATCCGCGATAACTATCCTTACGGCACAGTAGGTACAGCGACAATTACTACTGGAAATGGATCCAAAAGAGGCCCTTGCAATTATCCAGGTTATACGGGAATTGTATTTGAACCCATAGATCAATATAAAGGAGATTTTGCCAGGACCTACTTCTATATGGCTACAAGGTATGAAAACCTGATTGCTAACTGGCATTCCAATGATGCCAATGCTGAAGCCATTTTGTTGCCAAACTCTTATCCCGTATTTGAAACCTGGTTCTTGAATATGCTGGGTGAATGGCATATTGCCGATCCTGTGAGTCAGAAGGAAATTGACAGGAATAACGATATTTATACCAGTTTTCAGCACAACCGTAATCCATATATTGACCATCCTGAATATGTATACCAGGTATGGGGAGTTGGAGCTAATCAACCCACACCAACGATCACGGGCCCTGCTTCCTTATGTAAAAACGCAACAGGTAACGTCTATACCACTGAATCGGGTCAGACAAACTACAGTTGGATCATTTCTGCAGGCGGAACGATCACTGCCGGGGGAGCGGGCAGCAATACAGTTACAGTTACATGGAATACTGCTGGAGCACAAACCGTTTCAGTGAATTATACAAATACTGGAGGATATGCGGCTCCTTCACCTACAGTTTACAATGTAACTGTAAATGCTTTACCTGTTCCGGTAATATCCGGACCTTCATCAGTTACTGTAAATACTGCAGGATATGTTTACACAACCCAGGCAGCCATGACCAACTATGTGTGGACTTTGCCTGTTGGTGGAACAATCACATCCGGAGGTGGAAGTACAAATAGCAGTGCAACTGTAACCTGGACTCAAACCGGGAACTATGGCATATCAGTGAACTACCAGAACAGCAACGGATGTACAGCTGCAGCTGCAACAATATATCCTGTGACTGTAAATCTTCAGGCAGAGCCCAGTGAGTATCCTGCTGATTTCTCAGCTTACAATATCATTCTTCACTGGACTGATGCTTCTGGTATCAATGTGCCCGAAGCTTACCTAATCAGGATGAGCAGCGTGGGATTTGGCAATATACAAACCCCTGTAGATGGTACTCCTGTGCTAAATTCAGCCACAGACCTCAACGTACCCTATGGTGCGCAAAAAGCCTGGTTTTCGAACCTCACTCCCAATACTACCTATTATTTCAAGATCTTTGGGTATTCAGGCAGTGGTGGTGGTATCAATTACAAGACTGATGGATTGATTCCGGAAGTTCAGCAATTAACTTCACCATAA
- a CDS encoding DUF4403 family protein — MKYCLHLLSFLIFISLFSSCKSALLPEKPMVSYQEFKYQPEPSLINVPIEMKIPELELFLNRQLTGLIYEDNSLDDNGGDNLMVKAWKKDAIKLSFDKGQFIYTVPLKLWIKAGWKIEKFGISLSDYKEVNAEISLDFHTGVGVNKDWTINTKTVSDGYRWISKPVLKLGPIDLPITFIADLIIKYNMETISTAIDEGMKSSLDLKTNVQQAWIDIQKPMLLDKDYKLWLKVTPKSISAAPITGSKGFIRHTSSIQAVAECFTGKEPSYNVNKTLPDLTPVSKLSDNFIINLTSYIGYEYIDSISKALLVNTTYTVGKKNLTITGVNVYSGEDKLIVETDVTGSIKGKLYFAGKPVYRAADSSIILSNLDFHLKTRNVLLKSATWLANGGIERILEKKMVYPVGGDLRNTYDLLEENLKHYELAEGFYLGGQLLKMEVMQPVLSKQAIIAPVVIEGKVHVGLQNN, encoded by the coding sequence ATGAAATATTGTTTACATCTCTTGTCGTTCCTGATATTTATCAGTCTTTTTTCATCTTGCAAAAGTGCACTCTTGCCTGAAAAACCAATGGTATCCTATCAGGAATTCAAATATCAACCCGAGCCTTCCCTGATCAATGTTCCCATAGAAATGAAGATACCGGAACTGGAATTATTCCTGAATCGGCAGCTGACCGGGTTGATTTATGAAGACAACAGCCTGGACGATAATGGTGGCGATAACCTGATGGTAAAAGCCTGGAAAAAAGACGCCATAAAGCTCTCTTTCGACAAAGGGCAGTTTATTTACACGGTACCATTAAAATTATGGATCAAGGCGGGGTGGAAGATAGAGAAATTTGGAATTTCACTTTCAGATTACAAAGAGGTGAATGCAGAGATTTCCCTTGATTTTCATACCGGGGTAGGTGTCAACAAAGACTGGACGATCAATACAAAGACTGTTTCTGATGGATATCGCTGGATCAGCAAACCTGTATTGAAGCTAGGCCCCATTGATTTGCCCATAACCTTTATTGCTGACCTTATCATTAAGTATAATATGGAGACTATTAGCACTGCCATTGATGAGGGAATGAAGTCAAGCCTCGATCTTAAAACAAACGTTCAGCAAGCCTGGATTGATATTCAGAAACCCATGCTCCTGGATAAAGACTATAAGCTTTGGCTCAAAGTAACCCCTAAATCAATTTCAGCAGCCCCTATAACCGGCAGCAAAGGGTTTATCCGCCATACTTCTTCCATTCAGGCAGTAGCTGAGTGCTTTACAGGAAAAGAGCCGTCATATAATGTTAATAAGACATTACCTGACCTAACCCCTGTTTCGAAGTTAAGCGACAACTTTATTATCAACCTGACTTCTTATATAGGATATGAATATATTGATTCCATTTCAAAAGCACTATTGGTCAACACTACCTATACCGTAGGTAAGAAAAACCTTACTATCACCGGGGTTAATGTTTATTCGGGAGAAGATAAACTCATAGTTGAGACAGATGTTACAGGAAGCATTAAAGGCAAGCTTTATTTTGCCGGCAAACCGGTATACAGGGCGGCTGATTCATCTATAATTCTTTCGAACCTGGATTTCCATCTGAAAACCAGGAATGTATTGCTTAAGTCAGCAACATGGCTTGCTAATGGCGGGATTGAAAGAATTCTTGAAAAGAAGATGGTATACCCGGTGGGAGGAGATTTAAGGAACACCTATGATTTATTAGAAGAAAACCTTAAACATTATGAACTGGCAGAAGGCTTTTATCTGGGAGGGCAATTACTTAAAATGGAGGTTATGCAGCCTGTGTTAAGTAAGCAGGCAATCATTGCTCCTGTAGTGATTGAAGGCAAAGTTCATGTTGGATTACAAAATAATTAA
- a CDS encoding DUF2490 domain-containing protein, with protein sequence MSKTLLPFILLVLILASVNGYAQVNDAGLWVSGTAQKNLSETFAIQLSQEVRIMENITEASTVFTDLGVDYRISKPLKLSIHYRHTFDRRLDDSYERKSRFYADLSGRIKLKPIVLQVRERIQTEFVPVNTRENATPEWYSRTKAQIKLDLDKNWSPYLFSEGFTALNPGSDLLIDKIRFGGGVEVQILKKHTIDAAYMIQSKFQDERENDFIIVVGYSIML encoded by the coding sequence ATGAGTAAAACGCTCCTCCCCTTTATCCTGCTTGTATTAATCCTGGCATCTGTCAATGGATATGCCCAGGTGAATGATGCCGGACTATGGGTCTCCGGTACTGCACAGAAAAACCTTTCAGAAACCTTTGCCATTCAATTGTCACAGGAAGTAAGAATCATGGAGAACATTACCGAAGCAAGTACTGTGTTTACTGACCTGGGAGTTGATTATAGAATCAGTAAACCCTTGAAATTATCCATTCATTACAGGCATACTTTTGATAGAAGACTTGATGACAGTTATGAACGAAAATCAAGGTTTTATGCCGATTTAAGCGGCCGTATTAAACTAAAACCAATTGTTCTGCAAGTCAGGGAGCGAATTCAGACAGAATTTGTGCCTGTTAATACCAGGGAAAATGCTACACCAGAATGGTACTCCAGGACCAAAGCTCAAATTAAGCTTGATCTTGACAAGAACTGGTCCCCTTACCTGTTTTCCGAAGGCTTCACAGCTCTCAACCCTGGATCAGATTTACTAATTGACAAAATAAGGTTTGGAGGAGGTGTGGAAGTTCAAATTCTAAAAAAGCACACTATTGATGCTGCTTATATGATTCAATCAAAGTTTCAGGATGAAAGGGAGAATGATTTTATTATCGTTGTCGGGTATTCAATTATGCTTTAG
- a CDS encoding T9SS type A sorting domain-containing protein, with translation MKKQKLLMFLVMGLLTLIGFRSVAQTPTYICSLRNDVQVSQTVYEFDVYIQRTGVNVFKLAQFQMGINVNPAIKNGGTITVEPVDGSSTLTNVAQVPGPEKFSFNDLKNCIIVTPVAPPGATTASIISNVAPGTKYIRIRVINSVPFATAQPNLTWSFSLTNGYQTKMFAYVGTINTDITVQASHTTTNLVNPTLNPPLPPTAYNVTGTDSYCQGTAGAPVGLDNSELGVTYTLYKDLVAQPTTVAGTGSAITFGPQLAGSYTISGTNTIGTTDMLGSAVITEIPAIPVSVAISASSTNVCSGTTVNFTAVPTNGGAAPTYQWYVNGTAVGTNADNFSYVPLDAEQVSVVMTSNLGGCLSSNPATSNVITMSVVASGPAGVSIAASANPSCGSETVTFTATPTNGGTPSYQWYLNGSTAGLDQSTFSVIPATGDQVYVIMTSSLACATGSPVTSNTVTMTVDVPVPASVSHIVPVTTVCAGTSVTFTASATNGGATPIFQWYVNGTPSGTNSNEFTYTPANNDQVYVMMTSSLSCTTGSPATSATTTMTVNPLPAPTLAGPASMCVNTTGNVYSTEAGYTNYVWNVSAGGVITSGGTSTDNTVTVSWTTAGAQTVNVNYTDINTCSAAAATVYNVTVNPLPVPTVTGPASVCFNSSTVYTTEAGMTGYSWVVSAGGTITAGGTATDNTVTVNWTALGAQTVSVNYTNVNNCTAVAATDYNVTVNALPVPTISGLASVCVSGTAIYTTEAGMTGYTWNISAGGTITAGAGTNAITVTWNTAGAQTVSVNYTNANSCTAPSATVYNVTVNALPVPTITGPSPVCASSTGNVYTTEAGMTGYTWTVSAGGTITAGAGTDAITVTWNTAGAQTVSVNYTNGNSCTAASATVKNVTVNAQPVPTITGTTPAGVGTSHVYTTEAGMTNYVWTVSAGGTITAGGTSTSNTVTILWNIAGAETVSVNYNNANGCNATTATSYPVTVISIPPTAGSITGTSTVCQGTMGVAYSVAPIPNATGYVWNLPAGATIATGANTNSITVDFGYTAVSGNITVYGTNIYGNGGLSPAYAVTVNAAPVPTISGPASICSSATGNVYTTQAGMTAYVWAVSAGGTITAGGTATDNTVTVSWTGSGAQTVSVSYTNGNGCTAATPTVYNVSVGALPVPTITGDNAVCEDSDYYTYTTEPGMTNYVWAMSPGSGTMTWVTGSNEVMIFWTTSGAKFVSVSYTNASGCSAAAPTVFNVTVSPVPSAAGTITGTTTLCQGTSGVTYTTTAISGATSYSWTVPTGATIVTGATTTSITVDYGSTAVSGLVTVAGSNACGLGTSSSLSVTVNPIPATPTITRVGYILTSSSPAGNQWYKDGVLITGATAQTYEVLETGTYSVVVTLSGCTSESSEGLLVVYTVGVNELVKLQKVEVYPNPNDGQFTLGVTSSSREMFDIRIMSNLGVVVYERKGVEVDGSLKQEIDLSRMPKGIYSVVLLSGNTQIIRKVVIN, from the coding sequence ATGAAAAAACAAAAACTATTGATGTTTTTAGTTATGGGCCTGTTGACCTTGATTGGTTTCAGATCTGTGGCGCAAACACCTACCTACATTTGTTCTCTCAGGAATGATGTTCAGGTGTCTCAAACTGTTTATGAGTTTGATGTTTACATCCAAAGGACCGGAGTCAATGTATTTAAACTGGCACAATTCCAAATGGGGATTAATGTTAATCCTGCCATTAAGAATGGTGGAACCATCACTGTAGAACCTGTTGATGGAAGTTCAACGCTCACAAATGTTGCCCAGGTTCCGGGACCTGAGAAATTCTCTTTCAATGATCTGAAAAACTGTATTATTGTAACCCCGGTAGCTCCTCCTGGAGCAACTACTGCATCCATTATTTCCAATGTAGCCCCCGGCACAAAGTATATCAGGATCAGGGTGATCAATTCCGTACCTTTTGCCACAGCACAACCTAACCTTACCTGGAGTTTTAGCCTTACCAATGGTTATCAAACAAAGATGTTCGCTTATGTAGGTACTATCAATACTGATATTACTGTTCAAGCATCCCATACTACAACAAACCTGGTTAATCCAACTCTTAACCCTCCATTACCACCTACTGCTTATAATGTAACAGGCACAGATTCCTATTGTCAGGGTACTGCCGGAGCTCCAGTAGGACTGGATAATTCAGAACTTGGCGTCACCTATACTCTTTACAAGGATTTAGTGGCTCAGCCTACTACTGTTGCCGGTACAGGTTCAGCCATAACTTTTGGACCTCAGCTTGCTGGTAGCTATACCATTAGCGGTACCAATACTATTGGAACCACAGATATGCTTGGCAGTGCTGTTATTACTGAAATCCCTGCTATTCCTGTAAGTGTAGCCATTTCAGCCAGCTCCACCAATGTCTGCTCAGGTACAACTGTTAACTTTACAGCTGTTCCAACCAATGGAGGTGCAGCTCCTACCTATCAGTGGTATGTAAACGGGACAGCTGTCGGAACCAATGCAGATAATTTCTCCTATGTTCCTCTGGATGCTGAACAGGTTTCAGTAGTGATGACGTCCAATCTTGGTGGATGCCTATCTTCAAATCCTGCCACCTCAAATGTTATCACAATGTCAGTAGTGGCTTCAGGCCCTGCCGGTGTTTCAATAGCTGCAAGTGCTAATCCATCATGTGGTTCTGAAACAGTAACTTTCACCGCGACTCCAACCAATGGCGGAACACCATCCTATCAATGGTATCTCAATGGATCAACTGCTGGTCTGGATCAAAGTACCTTTAGTGTAATTCCTGCTACGGGAGACCAGGTATACGTAATCATGACTTCCAGCCTTGCTTGTGCTACCGGAAGCCCGGTGACATCCAATACTGTTACAATGACCGTTGATGTTCCTGTTCCAGCAAGCGTATCCCATATAGTTCCTGTTACAACAGTTTGTGCCGGAACGTCTGTAACATTCACTGCTTCTGCTACTAATGGCGGAGCAACACCAATTTTCCAATGGTATGTAAATGGAACACCATCTGGCACAAATTCAAATGAATTCACATATACTCCTGCCAATAATGACCAGGTTTATGTAATGATGACATCCAGCCTTTCCTGTACAACAGGTAGCCCGGCTACTTCCGCCACTACTACCATGACCGTTAATCCATTACCCGCACCAACATTGGCCGGACCAGCCTCTATGTGCGTAAATACCACAGGTAATGTTTATTCAACAGAAGCTGGCTATACCAATTATGTATGGAATGTTTCAGCAGGTGGAGTTATTACCTCAGGTGGTACATCCACCGATAATACCGTTACGGTTAGCTGGACAACAGCAGGAGCTCAGACAGTAAATGTAAACTATACAGATATCAACACATGTTCTGCAGCAGCAGCAACAGTTTATAATGTAACAGTTAATCCATTACCTGTTCCAACAGTTACCGGGCCAGCTTCTGTATGTTTTAACAGCAGCACAGTTTATACTACAGAAGCCGGAATGACAGGTTATAGCTGGGTTGTATCTGCCGGGGGTACTATTACCGCCGGAGGCACAGCCACCGACAATACTGTTACTGTTAACTGGACTGCTTTAGGTGCCCAGACGGTCAGTGTGAACTATACCAATGTAAACAACTGTACTGCTGTTGCAGCCACAGATTACAATGTTACTGTAAACGCTCTTCCAGTGCCTACAATCAGTGGTTTGGCATCAGTTTGTGTTAGCGGAACCGCTATTTACACTACAGAAGCAGGTATGACAGGCTACACCTGGAATATATCAGCAGGTGGTACCATCACAGCCGGCGCTGGCACCAATGCCATCACGGTAACCTGGAATACAGCAGGTGCCCAGACGGTAAGTGTGAACTATACCAATGCAAACAGCTGTACAGCACCTTCAGCAACCGTTTATAATGTAACGGTGAATGCTTTACCAGTACCCACTATTACAGGCCCATCGCCCGTTTGTGCTTCAAGCACCGGTAATGTATACACCACCGAAGCAGGTATGACAGGTTACACCTGGACTGTATCAGCAGGCGGAACCATCACTGCCGGAGCAGGCACTGATGCTATTACAGTAACCTGGAATACAGCCGGAGCCCAGACCGTAAGTGTAAATTACACCAATGGCAACTCCTGTACAGCAGCAAGTGCTACTGTTAAGAATGTAACGGTTAATGCACAACCTGTACCAACGATCACAGGCACCACACCAGCAGGTGTTGGAACCTCCCATGTTTATACCACAGAAGCCGGTATGACCAACTATGTATGGACTGTTTCAGCCGGTGGAACCATTACAGCCGGTGGAACCAGCACCAGCAATACCGTCACCATCCTATGGAATATAGCAGGAGCAGAAACAGTATCTGTCAACTACAACAATGCCAATGGCTGTAATGCCACAACGGCTACTTCCTATCCTGTCACCGTTATATCCATTCCTCCAACTGCCGGTTCCATCACAGGAACATCAACAGTATGTCAGGGTACTATGGGTGTAGCTTACAGTGTAGCTCCAATTCCTAATGCAACAGGCTATGTATGGAATCTGCCAGCCGGTGCAACCATTGCAACCGGTGCCAATACCAACAGCATCACAGTTGATTTTGGATATACAGCAGTATCAGGAAATATCACTGTTTATGGAACCAATATCTATGGTAATGGTGGCTTGTCACCAGCTTATGCAGTGACAGTAAATGCAGCTCCGGTGCCAACGATCAGCGGCCCTGCTTCGATTTGTTCTTCAGCAACCGGTAATGTTTATACAACCCAGGCCGGTATGACCGCCTATGTATGGGCCGTATCAGCCGGAGGTACTATCACAGCCGGAGGTACAGCAACGGATAATACCGTAACAGTAAGCTGGACCGGATCAGGTGCACAGACCGTAAGTGTATCTTACACCAATGGTAACGGATGTACAGCAGCCACACCTACTGTTTACAATGTAAGCGTAGGCGCTTTACCAGTACCAACCATTACCGGAGACAATGCAGTTTGTGAAGATTCAGATTATTACACCTATACTACCGAACCAGGAATGACCAACTATGTATGGGCAATGAGTCCGGGCAGTGGTACCATGACCTGGGTAACCGGCAGCAATGAAGTAATGATTTTCTGGACTACTTCCGGGGCGAAATTCGTAAGTGTAAGCTATACCAATGCCTCAGGATGCAGCGCAGCAGCACCAACCGTATTTAATGTAACGGTAAGTCCGGTGCCATCAGCAGCAGGAACTATCACCGGAACCACTACCCTATGCCAGGGTACCTCAGGTGTGACCTATACCACCACAGCTATCAGCGGTGCTACTTCTTACAGCTGGACTGTTCCCACAGGAGCAACCATTGTAACAGGAGCTACAACCACCAGCATAACGGTGGACTATGGCAGTACAGCAGTATCAGGGCTTGTAACAGTAGCCGGCAGCAATGCCTGCGGACTGGGCACATCCTCTTCCCTGTCAGTAACTGTTAACCCGATACCAGCTACCCCAACCATTACCCGCGTGGGTTATATCCTGACCAGCAGTTCACCTGCAGGCAACCAGTGGTATAAAGATGGTGTTCTGATCACCGGAGCAACAGCACAGACCTATGAAGTTTTGGAGACAGGCACCTATTCAGTGGTTGTAACGCTGAGCGGATGTACTTCAGAAAGTTCAGAAGGACTCCTGGTTGTATACACCGTAGGGGTGAATGAACTGGTAAAACTGCAGAAAGTGGAAGTTTATCCAAACCCCAATGATGGACAATTCACACTGGGAGTAACCAGCTCATCGAGAGAGATGTTCGACATCCGCATCATGAGTAACCTGGGTGTGGTTGTTTATGAAAGAAAGGGCGTTGAAGTAGACGGAAGCCTCAAACAGGAAATTGACCTTTCCAGGATGCCTAAGGGTATTTATTCAGTGGTACTGCTCAGCGGTAACACTCAAATCATCCGCAAGGTAGTTATCAACTAA
- a CDS encoding GIY-YIG nuclease family protein, with the protein MFAIIDIETTGGSAVNEKVTEIAIYIHDGQKVIAEYSTLVNPEKKIPPFITRLTGISDEMVLNAPKFYEVAKNIIEITKDCIFVAHNAIFDYSFIRHEFLNLGYKYYRPTLCTVKLSRKLLPGFTSYSLGNLCESLDIRIENRHRAAGDALATVKVFEKLLEADPTLNGVNPQILNPSLNKSVFSRIPHSPGVYYFHDDSGKIIYIGKSKDIRTRILSHFTNTQSPKTFEMTGRIADISFEETGSELIALLLESDEIKKHLPLFNRLQRRTLYKYGLNTYLNHAGYLNLQVSKLTPSSNPITVFLSLNEANNTLHQLVTKFQLCQKLSGLYQSQGACFHHSIGQCNGACIGAESPDAYNVRVNAALAFYEHPWKNVLIIDNGRNEDEKSAILIENGKYTGFGWFEKNGSTYQKDIILDCIKRYQDNRDIQQIIRQYTRTRRGLKFIKF; encoded by the coding sequence ATGTTCGCCATAATCGATATTGAAACCACAGGGGGAAGTGCTGTTAATGAAAAAGTTACAGAAATAGCCATTTATATTCATGATGGTCAGAAGGTCATTGCGGAGTATTCCACGTTGGTGAATCCTGAAAAGAAAATCCCTCCCTTTATTACCAGGCTAACAGGCATTTCAGATGAAATGGTGCTGAATGCGCCAAAATTTTATGAAGTAGCCAAAAACATCATTGAAATTACAAAAGACTGCATTTTTGTCGCCCATAATGCAATCTTTGATTACAGTTTCATCAGGCATGAGTTTCTCAATCTGGGATATAAGTATTATCGTCCGACGCTCTGTACTGTGAAACTCTCGCGAAAATTACTTCCGGGTTTTACATCCTATTCTCTTGGCAACCTCTGTGAAAGTCTGGATATCCGGATTGAAAACAGGCATCGGGCTGCCGGAGATGCTCTTGCCACAGTGAAAGTTTTTGAGAAACTACTCGAAGCCGATCCCACTCTGAATGGGGTGAATCCACAAATACTGAATCCATCTCTAAATAAATCCGTTTTTTCGAGGATCCCACATTCTCCGGGTGTATATTATTTCCACGATGATAGCGGGAAGATCATTTATATCGGTAAGAGTAAAGATATACGTACCAGGATATTATCTCATTTCACAAATACACAGTCGCCTAAGACCTTTGAAATGACCGGCAGGATCGCTGATATCAGTTTTGAAGAAACGGGTAGCGAACTTATTGCTTTGCTGTTGGAATCAGATGAAATCAAGAAACATCTTCCCTTATTCAACCGACTACAAAGGAGGACACTCTATAAATACGGGTTGAACACCTATCTAAATCATGCAGGATATTTAAACCTCCAGGTAAGTAAGCTGACTCCTTCATCCAATCCCATAACGGTTTTCTTATCACTAAATGAAGCCAACAATACTTTGCACCAGTTGGTAACAAAATTCCAGCTTTGCCAGAAACTAAGCGGATTATATCAAAGTCAGGGGGCCTGTTTTCACCATTCTATCGGACAATGTAACGGAGCCTGTATTGGTGCTGAAAGTCCGGACGCTTACAATGTCAGGGTTAATGCTGCCCTGGCGTTCTATGAGCACCCCTGGAAGAATGTCCTGATTATTGATAATGGACGGAATGAGGATGAGAAATCTGCCATACTCATCGAAAACGGGAAATATACCGGATTTGGTTGGTTCGAGAAAAATGGATCTACCTATCAGAAGGACATAATTCTGGATTGCATTAAAAGGTACCAGGATAACAGGGATATTCAACAGATCATCCGACAATACACCCGCACCCGAAGAGGATTAAAATTTATTAAATTTTAA
- a CDS encoding endonuclease, whose protein sequence is MKKSIFLLLIALTFYQAKAVIPPGYYNAATGLTGTALQAALYNIIDNHTVLTYTPGVWNAYYTTDDKPNGTVWDMYSDIPDGSPNGNPPYVYLMGSDQCGTGGVTAEGQCYSREHSWPKSWFGGEVYPMYSDLFLLVPADQYVNNMRSNYPYGEVNIPTNTSLNGGKLGPCVSPGYYSTVFEPRDEYKGDFARIYFYVSTRYLAEGASWPGSAAAAGSQLLPWAQDLMMLWAQQDPVSQKEIDRNEAIYLIQHNRNPFVDHPEYAQAIWGSNTGTSPEPSNYPSNFSAHNIFLQWTDATGPIIPEGYLMRMSSLGFNDIQDPIDGVPVINSPTEKNVAYSLQGCWFMDLTPGTTYFFKLFAYTGSGSSINYKTDNVPQFQQTTQP, encoded by the coding sequence ATGAAAAAGAGTATTTTCCTCCTACTGATAGCCCTGACATTTTACCAGGCTAAGGCAGTCATTCCACCTGGATACTATAATGCGGCTACCGGCCTGACAGGAACAGCCCTTCAGGCTGCTCTTTATAATATAATTGATAATCACACTGTACTCACCTATACTCCCGGGGTTTGGAATGCTTATTATACTACTGATGATAAGCCCAATGGAACTGTTTGGGATATGTATTCTGACATTCCTGATGGGTCTCCCAATGGCAATCCACCATATGTATATCTGATGGGTTCTGATCAATGCGGAACTGGTGGTGTAACAGCCGAAGGTCAATGTTACAGCCGGGAACATTCCTGGCCTAAGAGCTGGTTTGGAGGTGAAGTTTACCCCATGTATTCCGATCTCTTCCTTTTGGTTCCAGCCGATCAATATGTTAATAATATGCGTTCCAATTATCCATATGGCGAAGTCAATATTCCAACAAATACCTCTCTGAATGGGGGAAAACTAGGGCCCTGTGTATCACCTGGCTATTATTCCACTGTATTTGAACCACGGGATGAATATAAAGGTGATTTTGCAAGGATATATTTTTATGTTTCAACCCGATACTTAGCAGAAGGTGCAAGCTGGCCAGGAAGTGCTGCTGCTGCCGGGTCCCAGCTTTTACCCTGGGCCCAGGATCTGATGATGCTCTGGGCTCAACAGGACCCTGTTTCACAGAAAGAGATTGACAGAAATGAAGCCATTTATTTAATTCAACATAACCGCAATCCTTTTGTAGATCATCCGGAATATGCCCAGGCCATTTGGGGCAGCAATACTGGCACCTCCCCGGAACCATCGAATTATCCTTCAAACTTTTCAGCCCATAATATCTTTCTTCAATGGACAGATGCAACAGGACCGATCATTCCCGAAGGTTACCTGATGAGAATGAGCAGTCTTGGATTTAATGACATCCAGGATCCAATTGATGGGGTTCCTGTTATCAATTCTCCAACTGAGAAAAATGTTGCCTATTCATTACAAGGTTGCTGGTTCATGGATTTAACGCCTGGAACTACTTACTTTTTCAAACTCTTTGCTTATACTGGTTCAGGCAGTAGCATCAACTATAAAACCGACAATGTTCCGCAATTTCAACAAACGACACAACCCTGA